A single genomic interval of Streptomyces graminofaciens harbors:
- a CDS encoding X2-like carbohydrate binding domain-containing protein, whose translation MNPNGTDFQGLRHGSRNLLRGRDYTVSGNRLTLTAGALTELAGDRSYGVNATLEARFSRGVPWRIDVITYDKPVLSNASGSTGGLSIPTQFRGDMLATMEARYDDGSNAGPASWTSYQQWDTAFSAYTNDSIKLTAEFFNSLRDGSRVTLTFHFWSGATTTYHVTKSGSAVTGSPA comes from the coding sequence CTGAACCCGAACGGCACCGACTTCCAGGGACTGCGGCACGGCTCCCGCAATCTCCTGAGGGGCAGGGACTACACCGTCTCCGGCAACCGCCTCACCCTGACGGCCGGCGCGCTCACCGAGTTGGCCGGCGACCGGTCGTACGGCGTCAACGCGACGCTGGAGGCGAGGTTCTCCCGCGGTGTCCCGTGGCGGATCGATGTGATCACCTACGACAAACCGGTCCTGTCGAACGCCTCGGGAAGCACCGGCGGCCTGTCCATCCCCACCCAGTTCCGGGGCGACATGCTCGCGACCATGGAGGCCAGGTACGACGACGGGAGCAACGCGGGTCCGGCGAGCTGGACTTCGTACCAGCAGTGGGACACCGCCTTCTCGGCGTACACCAACGACTCCATCAAGCTGACCGCCGAGTTCTTCAACTCCCTGCGGGACGGCTCCCGGGTGACGCTCACCTTCCACTTCTGGAGCGGTGCCACCACGACGTACCACGTCACCAAGTCGGGAAGCGCCGTGACCGGCTCGCCCGCCTGA
- a CDS encoding carbohydrate ABC transporter permease — protein MTTLTPPAAVAPAAERTAGKFRKRHRPSARRRSTPLTIAMLAALAYFLLPLLWLLIASTKSTQDLFNSFGLWFSHAPQLLTNIKETFTQDDGVFVRWLLNTVMYAGVSAVGAALLAAAGGYGFSKFRFRGDRAAFNLVLGAVMVPTTALAIPTYLLFAKAGLVNTPWAIILPSLVNPFGLYLMRVYAEDAVPDSLLEAARIDGAGEARIFFRIVLRLLSPGLVTVLLFTLVATWNNYFLPLIMLNDPDLYPVTVGLSSWAAQAQNGGAGASSDMFALVVTGSLISIVPLVVAFLMLQRYWQSGLASGGVKQ, from the coding sequence GTGACCACCCTCACTCCCCCGGCCGCCGTCGCACCGGCCGCCGAGCGCACAGCCGGCAAGTTCCGCAAGCGGCACCGGCCGTCGGCCCGCCGCCGCAGCACCCCGCTGACCATCGCCATGCTGGCCGCCCTCGCCTACTTCCTCCTCCCGCTGCTCTGGCTGCTGATCGCCTCGACCAAGAGCACGCAGGACCTGTTCAACAGCTTCGGCCTGTGGTTCTCGCACGCTCCTCAACTGCTGACGAACATCAAGGAGACCTTCACCCAGGACGACGGCGTCTTCGTACGCTGGCTGCTCAACACGGTCATGTACGCGGGCGTCAGCGCGGTCGGCGCCGCACTCCTGGCCGCCGCCGGCGGTTACGGCTTCTCCAAGTTCCGCTTCCGCGGCGACCGCGCCGCCTTCAACCTGGTGCTCGGGGCCGTCATGGTGCCGACCACGGCCCTGGCGATCCCGACCTACCTGCTTTTCGCGAAGGCGGGCCTGGTCAACACCCCGTGGGCGATCATCCTGCCCTCCCTCGTCAACCCGTTCGGCCTCTACCTGATGCGCGTCTACGCCGAGGACGCCGTCCCGGACAGCCTCCTGGAGGCAGCCCGCATCGACGGCGCCGGCGAGGCCCGGATCTTCTTCCGCATCGTCCTCAGGCTGCTGAGCCCCGGCCTCGTGACCGTCCTTCTGTTCACGCTGGTCGCGACCTGGAACAACTACTTCCTGCCGCTGATCATGCTGAACGACCCGGACCTGTACCCGGTCACCGTAGGCCTCTCCTCCTGGGCCGCTCAGGCGCAGAACGGGGGAGCGGGCGCCAGCAGCGACATGTTCGCGCTGGTCGTGACCGGCTCCCTGATCTCGATCGTCCCGCTCGTCGTGGCGTTCCTGATGCTGCAGCGGTACTGGCAGAGCGGACTGGCCTCCGGCGGCGTCAAGCAGTAG
- a CDS encoding MFS transporter: MSQTRTAAPPAEERSPSTGRNVLVVVALVWTVQLVALMAALSGISQAEVAIHFRTTEIAWFTLMTLLTGTFFLPFAVKAAALFGKKRVLLVATGLGFVGDLIAALATDYRTLLIGRGIAGVYAATAPLAYAITRDVFPRRWVGLASGILAGGVGLVAFGGPFLSG, translated from the coding sequence ATGTCCCAGACCCGAACCGCCGCTCCGCCGGCCGAAGAGAGATCCCCCTCCACCGGCCGCAACGTCCTCGTCGTCGTCGCGCTCGTGTGGACCGTCCAACTGGTCGCCCTCATGGCCGCCTTGTCCGGCATCTCGCAGGCCGAGGTCGCGATCCACTTCCGGACCACGGAAATCGCGTGGTTCACCCTGATGACCCTCCTGACCGGCACCTTCTTCCTGCCCTTCGCGGTCAAGGCCGCGGCCCTCTTCGGCAAGAAGCGCGTCCTGCTCGTCGCCACCGGGCTCGGCTTCGTCGGCGACCTGATCGCCGCCCTCGCCACGGACTACCGCACCCTCCTCATCGGGCGCGGCATCGCCGGCGTCTACGCGGCCACCGCCCCGCTCGCCTACGCCATCACCCGTGACGTGTTCCCCCGCCGCTGGGTCGGACTCGCCAGCGGGATCCTCGCCGGCGGTGTCGGCCTCGTCGCCTTCGGCGGGCCGTTCCTGTCCGGCTGA
- a CDS encoding beta-galactosidase, whose protein sequence is MAALPARVLFGAAYYHEYTPAYDPELRPDEQLKTDLDLMVEANFTVIRVGESVWSTWEPENGRFDLDWLQPVLDGAHERGISVVLGTPTYAVPPWLARQYPEITGERRTGERIGWGARQEVDFTHPAFRFHAERVIRKMAARYADHPALIGWQVDNEPGLHLFHNQGVFQRFVDHLREKYGDVETLNREWGLVYWSHRLSTWADLWTPDGNEQPQYDVAWREFQARQVTEFIGWQADLVREYAKPEHFVTTCISYTRQGVEDDEMTDRLDIASGNPYYDMQDGLLLPDPTPDAHEQKWKTTGVWSMYQTADWMFSSRQAPFLVTETNANSIGFPWDNRPGYDGQWRQAAWAHVARGARMIEYWQWQTLRFGAETYWGGVLPHSGKPGRTYAEVARLGAEFDKAGPLVAGIEPDADIAMVYSMPSKWLMQKYPPLATPEGEPDPAAYHRIFDPFYRGAFDAGRQVRIVHARQLRTGMTAEEAVRRHPVLVAPALYVVDDATLDWLAAYAHAGGHLVLGPRTAYADHEARARLDPAPGRLAGAAGVTYDEFSNLAHGVRVHGVPGGPLQVPANATATHWIEGLTVVDADVLASYDHPHFGRWPAVTTRRHGAGRVTSVGTVPGRDLARELAAWLAPATRGGWQGLPASVTATTGTSPDGRRVHIVHNWSWEPTSVQAPVDLSDALNEHPVPAGTVLDLGPWDVRVLVAE, encoded by the coding sequence ATGGCGGCTCTGCCTGCCCGTGTCCTCTTCGGCGCCGCGTACTACCACGAGTACACGCCCGCCTACGACCCCGAACTGCGGCCCGACGAACAGCTGAAGACCGACCTCGATCTGATGGTCGAGGCCAACTTCACCGTGATCCGGGTCGGCGAGTCGGTGTGGTCCACCTGGGAGCCGGAGAACGGGCGGTTCGACCTCGACTGGCTCCAGCCCGTCCTGGACGGCGCCCACGAGCGCGGCATCTCCGTCGTGCTCGGCACCCCGACGTACGCCGTACCGCCGTGGCTGGCCCGCCAGTACCCGGAGATCACGGGTGAGCGGCGCACCGGCGAGCGCATCGGCTGGGGCGCCCGCCAGGAGGTCGACTTCACCCACCCCGCCTTCCGCTTTCACGCCGAGCGGGTGATCCGCAAGATGGCCGCCCGGTACGCCGACCACCCGGCGCTCATCGGCTGGCAGGTGGACAACGAGCCCGGCCTGCACCTCTTCCACAACCAAGGTGTCTTCCAGCGCTTCGTCGACCACCTGCGCGAGAAGTACGGCGACGTCGAGACCCTCAACCGCGAATGGGGCCTCGTCTACTGGTCCCACCGGCTGTCGACCTGGGCCGACCTGTGGACGCCGGACGGCAACGAGCAGCCCCAGTACGACGTCGCCTGGCGGGAGTTCCAGGCCCGGCAGGTCACCGAGTTCATCGGCTGGCAGGCCGACCTCGTCCGTGAGTACGCCAAGCCCGAGCATTTCGTCACCACCTGCATCTCCTACACCCGTCAGGGGGTGGAGGACGACGAGATGACCGACCGCCTCGACATCGCGTCGGGCAACCCGTACTACGACATGCAGGACGGCCTGCTGCTGCCCGACCCGACACCCGACGCGCACGAGCAGAAGTGGAAGACCACCGGGGTGTGGTCGATGTACCAGACCGCCGACTGGATGTTCTCCTCCCGCCAGGCACCTTTCCTGGTCACCGAGACCAACGCGAACTCCATCGGCTTCCCCTGGGACAACCGCCCCGGTTACGACGGCCAGTGGCGGCAGGCCGCGTGGGCGCATGTGGCTCGGGGCGCCCGCATGATCGAGTACTGGCAGTGGCAGACGCTGCGCTTCGGCGCGGAGACGTACTGGGGCGGTGTCCTGCCACACAGCGGAAAGCCGGGCCGCACGTACGCCGAAGTGGCCCGGCTGGGAGCCGAGTTCGACAAGGCGGGCCCGCTCGTCGCCGGTATCGAGCCGGACGCCGACATCGCGATGGTCTACTCGATGCCGAGCAAGTGGCTGATGCAGAAGTACCCGCCGCTCGCGACGCCCGAGGGCGAACCGGACCCCGCCGCGTACCACCGCATCTTCGACCCCTTCTACCGGGGCGCGTTCGACGCCGGCCGCCAGGTGCGGATCGTCCACGCCCGGCAGCTGCGGACGGGCATGACGGCGGAGGAGGCCGTGCGACGCCATCCGGTCCTCGTCGCCCCGGCCCTGTACGTCGTCGACGACGCCACGCTGGACTGGCTCGCGGCCTACGCCCACGCGGGCGGCCACCTCGTGCTCGGCCCGCGCACCGCGTACGCCGACCATGAGGCCCGTGCCCGGCTCGACCCGGCCCCCGGGCGTCTCGCCGGGGCCGCGGGCGTCACCTACGACGAGTTCAGCAACCTCGCCCATGGCGTCCGGGTGCACGGTGTACCCGGCGGCCCGCTCCAGGTGCCCGCGAACGCGACGGCGACGCACTGGATCGAAGGTCTCACGGTCGTCGACGCCGATGTGCTGGCCTCCTACGACCACCCGCACTTCGGTCGCTGGCCGGCCGTCACGACCCGCCGCCACGGCGCCGGTCGCGTCACCTCCGTGGGCACCGTGCCAGGGCGCGACCTCGCCCGGGAACTGGCCGCCTGGCTGGCTCCTGCCACCCGCGGCGGGTGGCAGGGTCTCCCGGCGTCCGTGACCGCGACGACCGGCACCTCCCCCGACGGACGTCGCGTCCACATCGTGCACAACTGGAGCTGGGAGCCCACGAGCGTCCAGGCCCCGGTGGACCTGTCCGACGCCCTGAACGAGCATCCCGTACCGGCCGGCACCGTGCTGGACCTCGGCCCGTGGGACGTACGCGTCCTCGTCGCGGAATGA
- a CDS encoding LacI family DNA-binding transcriptional regulator yields the protein MARGTGRGGSTGAPRSVDVARIAGVSQKTVSRVFNDEPYVSAELRRRVLDAAEELGYRLNNAARALASGRTRSIGVVTLGTALYGPASLIMGVERAVRDMGYALRVVNTVEGDPAGVVGAVDSLLDQGVDGIVISEPIDDGRDGDLAARLDVDVPVLVLGAPPFSAPRSLVAGVGADVMARTATEYLLDLGHVTVHHLAGPQRWFAARDRAQGWRSALVGHGRAVPPVIEGDWSAASGYAAGRRLASDGDVTAVFTANDDMAIGLIRALTEAGRRVPEDVSVVGFDDIPVAAYVTPPLTTIRQLFDVVAQDGIKRLVHTIENPQADPLPASEPPVDLVLRASTAPPPTRAPLGRGRRRTASRPDGCGPAPPAETMVPAQN from the coding sequence ATGGCGCGAGGCACAGGACGGGGCGGGAGTACCGGCGCTCCGCGCAGCGTGGACGTGGCCCGGATTGCCGGCGTCTCCCAGAAGACGGTGTCCCGCGTCTTCAACGACGAGCCCTATGTCTCCGCCGAGTTGCGCCGACGTGTTCTCGATGCCGCGGAGGAACTCGGCTACCGGCTGAACAACGCGGCTCGGGCGCTGGCCTCCGGACGGACGCGGTCGATCGGCGTGGTGACGCTGGGGACCGCCCTGTACGGGCCCGCCTCATTGATCATGGGGGTCGAGCGCGCCGTACGGGACATGGGATACGCCCTCCGTGTGGTCAACACGGTGGAAGGCGACCCCGCCGGAGTCGTCGGTGCCGTGGACTCGCTCCTCGACCAGGGCGTGGACGGCATCGTCATCTCCGAGCCGATCGACGACGGGCGGGACGGAGATCTCGCAGCCCGCCTCGACGTGGACGTACCCGTCCTCGTCCTCGGCGCGCCGCCGTTCTCGGCGCCCAGGTCGCTGGTGGCCGGCGTCGGCGCCGACGTCATGGCGCGGACGGCCACCGAGTACCTGCTGGACCTGGGACATGTGACGGTCCATCACCTCGCGGGGCCGCAGCGGTGGTTCGCCGCCCGGGACCGTGCGCAGGGCTGGCGCTCCGCGCTGGTCGGGCACGGCAGAGCGGTGCCGCCGGTCATCGAAGGCGACTGGTCGGCGGCCTCCGGTTATGCGGCCGGCCGACGGCTGGCCTCCGACGGCGACGTGACCGCGGTGTTCACCGCCAACGACGACATGGCCATCGGCCTCATCCGGGCCCTGACCGAAGCCGGCCGACGCGTGCCGGAGGACGTCAGCGTGGTCGGCTTCGACGACATCCCCGTCGCGGCCTACGTGACTCCTCCGCTCACGACGATCCGGCAGCTTTTCGACGTCGTGGCGCAGGATGGGATCAAACGCCTCGTGCACACCATCGAGAACCCGCAGGCGGACCCCTTGCCGGCGAGCGAGCCACCGGTCGACCTCGTCCTCCGCGCCTCGACCGCGCCGCCCCCCACCCGGGCACCCCTGGGTCGTGGTCGTCGCCGTACCGCGTCCCGTCCGGACGGGTGCGGGCCCGCCCCGCCCGCGGAGACGATGGTCCCCGCCCAGAACTGA
- a CDS encoding carbohydrate ABC transporter permease has translation MTATTTASPKGRRRDGPRRPGLGGASRRRSAGPLFVAPFMVLFLLLFLAPLGYAAYLSLFQERLIGGTAFVGLDNYTQALTDPQFLHGVGRVALFFVIQVPLMLLLALLFALALDSGLLRLARVIRLGIFVPYAVPSVVASLMWGYLYGPDFGPFAQIAQKLSLPVPDFLSEGWMLGSLANIVTWEFVGYNMIILYAALRTIPTELYEAAAMDGAGAWRIAWSIKLPALRPALLLTLLFSVIGSFQLFNEPKLLMNIAPDVITSSYTANLYAYTLAFTGQQVNYAATVSFLLGLVIVIASYAVLLTANRRRTP, from the coding sequence ATGACCGCAACAACCACGGCCTCTCCCAAGGGCCGGCGCCGAGACGGGCCGAGACGCCCCGGGCTCGGCGGCGCGAGCCGGCGCCGGTCGGCGGGGCCGCTGTTCGTCGCACCGTTCATGGTGCTGTTCCTCCTGCTGTTCCTCGCGCCGCTCGGCTACGCCGCCTACCTCAGCCTCTTCCAGGAGCGCCTGATCGGCGGCACGGCGTTCGTCGGCCTCGACAACTACACCCAGGCCCTCACCGATCCGCAGTTCCTCCACGGCGTCGGCCGCGTGGCACTGTTCTTCGTGATCCAGGTGCCTCTGATGCTGCTGCTGGCGCTGCTGTTCGCGCTCGCCCTCGACAGCGGACTGCTGCGGCTCGCCCGGGTGATCCGGCTGGGCATCTTCGTGCCGTACGCCGTGCCGAGCGTGGTGGCCTCGCTCATGTGGGGCTATCTGTACGGCCCGGACTTCGGCCCGTTCGCCCAGATCGCCCAGAAGCTGAGTCTTCCCGTCCCGGACTTCCTCAGCGAGGGCTGGATGCTCGGCAGCCTGGCCAACATCGTGACCTGGGAGTTCGTCGGCTACAACATGATCATCCTGTACGCCGCGCTGCGCACGATCCCCACCGAGCTGTACGAGGCGGCGGCCATGGACGGCGCCGGCGCCTGGCGCATCGCCTGGTCGATCAAACTGCCCGCCCTGCGCCCGGCGCTCCTGCTCACCCTGCTGTTCTCCGTGATCGGCAGCTTCCAGCTGTTCAACGAGCCCAAGCTGCTGATGAACATCGCCCCGGACGTCATCACGAGCTCCTACACCGCCAACCTCTACGCCTACACGCTCGCCTTCACCGGCCAACAGGTCAACTACGCGGCCACCGTCTCCTTCCTCCTCGGCCTCGTCATCGTGATCGCCTCCTACGCCGTCCTGCTCACCGCGAACCGCAGGAGGACTCCGTGA
- a CDS encoding ABC transporter substrate-binding protein: protein MFRIRSTPSPSQMSRRLFLTAAGAVSLGAALTACGDSGGGSSASAKPVSQADIDKAMKTPTELTFWTWVPDIAKEVALFEKKYPAIKVKVVNAGQGTPQYTKLRTALKAGSGAPDMVQIEYQAIPTFTITNSLLDLRPYGAAALKNTFVDWTWGQVSGTNGEVWAIPQDTGPMGMLYRQDIFDKHGIEVPTTWDEFAEAARKLHKADPDVYLTNLAANQVAAWHGLLWQAGGKPYVTSGKSDITISVDDAVSQKLGTYWGGLAKEGVIGVEPDFTDAWYSALNKGKYATWITAAWGPVFLSGSAKATAGKWRAAPLPQWDASKPSSGNWGGSTTAVIRSTKNPIAAAQFAQFLNSDPASAKMFATEQFFFPATKALLTDASFVGDAPTFYGGQKVNQVFADISSTVSSSFQWPPFLDQAATDWTETVGKSLADGTDTARALGTWQSRLTTYAKKQGFTVHS from the coding sequence ATGTTCAGAATCCGTTCCACCCCCAGCCCCTCCCAGATGAGCCGCCGGCTCTTCCTCACCGCAGCGGGAGCGGTCTCGCTGGGCGCCGCCCTCACCGCCTGCGGCGACAGCGGCGGCGGCTCCTCCGCCTCCGCGAAGCCGGTGAGCCAGGCCGACATCGACAAGGCGATGAAGACGCCGACCGAGCTGACCTTCTGGACGTGGGTCCCGGACATCGCCAAGGAGGTCGCCCTCTTCGAGAAGAAGTACCCGGCGATCAAGGTCAAGGTCGTCAACGCCGGTCAGGGCACCCCGCAGTACACCAAGCTGCGTACGGCGCTGAAGGCCGGCAGCGGCGCCCCCGACATGGTCCAGATCGAGTACCAGGCGATCCCGACGTTCACGATCACCAACAGTCTGCTGGACCTGCGGCCCTACGGCGCCGCCGCGTTGAAGAACACGTTCGTCGACTGGACCTGGGGACAGGTCAGCGGCACGAACGGCGAGGTGTGGGCGATCCCGCAGGACACCGGCCCGATGGGCATGCTCTACCGGCAGGACATCTTCGACAAGCACGGCATCGAAGTCCCCACCACCTGGGACGAGTTCGCCGAGGCGGCCCGCAAGCTCCACAAGGCCGACCCCGACGTCTACCTCACCAACCTCGCCGCCAACCAGGTCGCCGCATGGCACGGCCTGCTGTGGCAGGCGGGCGGCAAGCCGTACGTCACCTCCGGCAAGAGCGACATCACCATCAGCGTCGACGACGCCGTCTCGCAGAAGCTCGGCACATACTGGGGCGGCCTGGCGAAGGAAGGAGTCATCGGCGTCGAACCCGACTTCACCGACGCCTGGTACTCCGCGCTCAACAAGGGCAAGTACGCCACCTGGATCACCGCCGCCTGGGGCCCCGTGTTCCTCTCCGGCTCCGCCAAGGCCACCGCGGGCAAGTGGCGAGCGGCCCCGCTGCCGCAGTGGGACGCGTCGAAGCCGAGTTCGGGCAACTGGGGCGGCTCGACCACCGCGGTCATCCGGTCCACCAAGAACCCCATCGCGGCCGCCCAGTTCGCACAGTTCCTCAACAGCGACCCGGCCAGCGCGAAGATGTTCGCCACCGAGCAGTTCTTCTTCCCCGCGACCAAGGCCCTGCTCACCGACGCCTCATTCGTGGGCGACGCGCCGACCTTCTACGGCGGTCAGAAGGTCAACCAGGTCTTCGCCGACATCAGCTCCACGGTCAGCTCCTCCTTCCAGTGGCCGCCCTTCCTCGACCAGGCGGCCACCGACTGGACCGAGACCGTCGGCAAGTCACTGGCCGACGGCACCGACACCGCCCGCGCTCTCGGGACCTGGCAGTCGAGGCTCACCACGTACGCCAAGAAGCAGGGTTTCACCGTCCACTCCTGA
- a CDS encoding RICIN domain-containing protein, which produces MQRRRLGKALGTFAASSVLLAVPASGAQAYSPTGGTLYQLGSEPCLKGRGNCAVYPKSAQLPSGRLVAAFEKSTVVTETGSADKQTLPVYKSDDDGTTWQPLAEVKAPAYISSDAKYAKYTSNWTNPYLYTLPQDVGDLKQGTLLLATVVSGDDYYYKEHKAADPNWAPSNDGDRKDLAIALYSSTDEGATWKIQNVVATGGWQGGSAGALGQNIANANTNKQVDPLWEPYLMVHKGKLVCYYSDENDYTGFDASTGVPTLDPANDTSKDSLGQILVHKTWDGRSAQWSAPVVDIAGLTQDMGGGKSEIGGGRPGMTNVVRTTDGKWMITYEYWGGGANTRYRIADDPLKFFTGSATGTGVNSLPVDTGSHALSAGGSPVLIRLPGGRLVYNAAGSGNVWVNESGRSDGVWKEYQTTSQAGYSRNLQYVEGTGRISILNNQGTSTLKFAEIDLGHSDGLYYQLVNRKTDQVIGTGNKTNDANLGNGDVPDVRLEAPGSAANADTQFWHVVTEPNGGKTLLNKAGGRAAAIWTGNATVGQKIGQWVDDSATGSWNLVKTDDGFYKLQSVKNPNLYLTGASAGAQLTLQNAATDGSQDWELVQ; this is translated from the coding sequence GTGCAGAGAAGAAGGCTAGGAAAGGCGCTGGGAACATTCGCCGCGTCGTCCGTGTTGCTGGCCGTTCCCGCGTCCGGTGCGCAGGCGTACAGCCCGACGGGCGGGACCCTGTATCAGCTCGGCAGCGAACCGTGTCTGAAGGGGCGGGGCAACTGTGCGGTCTACCCCAAGTCGGCGCAGCTGCCGAGCGGGCGGCTGGTCGCGGCGTTCGAGAAGTCCACTGTCGTGACGGAGACGGGCAGCGCCGACAAGCAGACGCTCCCGGTCTACAAGAGCGACGACGACGGCACGACGTGGCAGCCGCTGGCCGAGGTCAAGGCCCCGGCGTACATCTCCAGTGACGCCAAATACGCGAAGTACACGAGCAACTGGACCAACCCGTACCTCTACACGCTTCCGCAGGACGTCGGTGACCTGAAGCAGGGCACGCTGCTCCTGGCGACCGTCGTGTCGGGCGACGACTACTACTACAAGGAGCACAAGGCGGCCGACCCGAACTGGGCGCCGTCCAACGACGGGGACCGCAAGGACCTGGCGATCGCCCTGTACTCCAGCACCGACGAAGGTGCGACGTGGAAAATCCAGAACGTCGTCGCGACCGGCGGCTGGCAGGGCGGCAGCGCGGGCGCGCTCGGCCAGAACATCGCGAACGCCAACACGAACAAGCAGGTGGATCCCCTCTGGGAGCCGTACCTGATGGTCCACAAGGGCAAGCTCGTCTGCTACTACTCCGACGAGAACGACTACACCGGCTTCGACGCGAGCACCGGCGTCCCGACCCTCGACCCGGCGAACGACACCTCCAAGGACTCCCTCGGCCAGATCCTGGTCCACAAGACCTGGGACGGCCGTAGTGCGCAGTGGAGCGCTCCGGTCGTCGACATCGCCGGTCTGACCCAGGACATGGGTGGCGGCAAGTCGGAGATCGGTGGCGGACGGCCCGGCATGACGAACGTCGTCCGTACGACGGACGGCAAGTGGATGATCACCTACGAGTACTGGGGCGGCGGAGCCAACACCCGGTACCGGATCGCCGACGACCCGCTGAAGTTCTTCACCGGCTCGGCCACCGGCACGGGGGTCAACTCTCTGCCGGTCGACACCGGTTCCCACGCTCTCTCGGCGGGCGGCAGCCCGGTGCTCATCCGGCTTCCCGGTGGGCGCCTGGTCTACAACGCCGCGGGCAGCGGCAACGTCTGGGTCAACGAGAGCGGACGCTCCGACGGCGTGTGGAAGGAGTACCAGACGACCTCGCAGGCCGGCTACAGCCGCAACCTGCAGTATGTCGAGGGCACCGGCCGTATCTCGATACTCAACAACCAGGGCACGTCGACGCTCAAGTTCGCCGAGATCGATCTCGGCCACTCGGACGGCCTCTACTACCAGTTGGTGAACCGCAAGACCGACCAGGTGATCGGCACCGGGAACAAGACCAACGACGCGAACCTCGGCAACGGCGACGTGCCCGACGTCCGTCTGGAGGCCCCCGGTTCGGCGGCGAACGCGGACACGCAGTTCTGGCACGTCGTGACCGAGCCGAACGGTGGCAAGACCCTGCTGAACAAGGCGGGCGGACGCGCGGCGGCGATCTGGACCGGCAACGCCACGGTCGGCCAGAAGATCGGCCAGTGGGTGGACGACAGCGCCACGGGCAGCTGGAACCTCGTCAAGACCGACGACGGGTTCTACAAGCTGCAGTCCGTCAAGAACCCGAACCTCTACCTGACCGGCGCCTCCGCCGGGGCGCAGCTGACTCTGCAGAACGCGGCCACGGACGGATCACAGGACTGGGAGCTGGTCCAGTAG
- a CDS encoding MFS transporter, whose protein sequence is MAVSTAVSFVLVAAFVPESPVREAGGRMDWVGGVLLGGGITALVYAVGQGSHWGWDSAEFAAYVAGALIALIAFVLVERRVAEPLFPPAMTRRRPVWTVLLAASVAAGSLSAVGVVIQMLILMPKIPGVSEGLGWSGTHNAIVTSPISAMIIVAAVGTGVLARRTDARILLGTGSALTVLGYGIGTQLHHSAPQIVGMGLIAGLGTGMVMAIVPIMIIEVVTPEEQALGNGAQTLGQGVAQIVVSQLAFVVMAQHGAIMHGTQFYLDTGFTNGLWLVVGCCALGTLLVLLIPRSKRLDEAEVGQAA, encoded by the coding sequence ATGGCCGTCAGCACCGCCGTGAGCTTCGTGCTGGTGGCGGCCTTCGTGCCCGAAAGCCCGGTCCGAGAGGCGGGCGGCCGGATGGACTGGGTCGGCGGCGTTCTCCTCGGGGGCGGGATCACGGCGCTCGTCTACGCGGTCGGCCAGGGCTCGCACTGGGGCTGGGACAGTGCCGAGTTCGCCGCCTATGTCGCCGGGGCGCTGATCGCGCTGATCGCCTTCGTCCTCGTCGAGCGCCGGGTCGCCGAACCGCTGTTCCCGCCGGCCATGACCCGGCGTCGCCCGGTGTGGACCGTCCTGCTGGCCGCCTCCGTGGCGGCCGGCTCGCTCAGCGCCGTCGGCGTCGTGATCCAGATGCTGATACTGATGCCGAAGATCCCCGGCGTCTCCGAAGGCCTGGGCTGGTCAGGGACCCACAACGCCATCGTCACCAGCCCCATCAGCGCCATGATCATCGTTGCGGCCGTCGGCACCGGCGTCCTGGCCCGCCGGACGGACGCACGGATCCTCCTGGGCACCGGCTCCGCGCTCACCGTCCTCGGCTACGGCATCGGCACCCAACTGCACCACAGCGCCCCCCAGATCGTGGGGATGGGCCTCATCGCGGGACTCGGCACCGGCATGGTGATGGCCATCGTGCCCATCATGATCATCGAGGTGGTCACCCCCGAGGAACAGGCCCTGGGCAACGGCGCCCAGACCCTCGGCCAGGGCGTCGCACAGATCGTCGTCTCCCAGCTGGCCTTCGTCGTGATGGCACAGCACGGGGCGATCATGCACGGCACCCAGTTCTACCTCGACACCGGCTTCACGAACGGCCTCTGGCTGGTGGTCGGATGCTGCGCCCTGGGCACGCTGCTCGTCCTCCTCATCCCCAGGAGCAAGCGCCTCGACGAGGCCGAGGTCGGCCAGGCGGCCTGA